From the genome of Populus alba chromosome 10, ASM523922v2, whole genome shotgun sequence, one region includes:
- the LOC118059851 gene encoding probable histone H2B.1, producing the protein MAPKAEKKPAEKKPAAAEKAPAEKKPRAEKKLPKEGASEKKKKKSKKSVETYKIYIFKVLKQVHPDIGISSKAMGIMNSFINDIFEKLAQESSRLARYNKKPTITSREIQTAVRLVLPGELAKHAVSEGTKAVTKFTSS; encoded by the coding sequence ATGGCTCCCAAGGCAGAGAAGAAGCCGGCCGAGAAGAAGCCTGCCGCAGCAGAGAAAGCCCCAGCGGAGAAGAAGCCCAGAGCTGAGAAGAAGTTGCCCAAAGAAGGAGCGAgcgaaaagaagaagaagaagtcaaagAAGAGCGTTGAGACCTACAAGATCTACATCTTCAAAGTATTGAAACAAGTACACCCTGATATTGGGATCTCAAGCAAGGCAATGGGTATCATGAACAGTTTCATCAATGATATCTTTGAGAAGCTTGCTCAAGAGTCTTCAAGGCTCGCTAGGTACAACAAGAAGCCTACCATTACTTCTCGGGAGATCCAGACTGCAGTCAGATTGGTTTTGCCTGGAGAACTTGCTAAGCATGCTGTTTCTGAAGGGACTAAGGCCGTTACCAAGTTCACTAGCTCTTAG
- the LOC118059852 gene encoding probable 2-oxoglutarate-dependent dioxygenase SLC1 — protein MSPALVSEVQTICKEDELVESHEYHKGVKHLCGRGLKKLPRKYILPALERPLLSTKDGATNLKLPIIDIAQLQGPDRVHALESLSKACQEYGFFQLINHGIASESVLDMIQAARKFFELPFEERSKYMSKDQSAPVRYGTSFNQNKDRVFCWRDFIKLNCHPLSDVLPHWPSSPAELRQAVVNYSKETRSLYLMLAKAILESLGLVETEKDIDENGSCDLLKEFEDGSQLIVANFYPSCPEPDLTLGIPPHSDYGFLTLLLPDEEVKGLQIQHEGRWVTVEPVPNSFVVNVGDHLEIFSNGKYRSVLHRVLVNPLKSRMSIASLHTLPFNSMIRPSPKLVNDANPRRYKDTDFATFIQYMASHEHKNKNFLESRRLTQLGDA, from the exons ATGTCACCTGCATTGGTCTCGGAAGTTCAAACCATTTGCAAAGAAGATGAGCTAGTAGAAAGTCATGAGTACCATAAAGGAGTGAAACATCTATGTGGGAGAGGGTTGAAAAAATTGCCTAGAAAATACATATTGCCGGCATTGGAACGTCCTCTTTTATCAACAAAAGATGGCGCTACTAATCTCAAGCTGCCTATAATCGATATTGCTCAGCTACAAGGTCCGGATAGAGTTCATGCCCTCGAATCCCTTTCAAAAGCTTGTCAAGAATATGGTTTTTTTCAG TTGATAAATCATGGCATTGCAAGCGAATCCGTTCTCGACATGATTCAAGCAGCAAGGAAATTCTTCGAGCTTCCTTTCGAGGAGAGGTCGAAGTACATGTCGAAAGATCAGAGTGCACCAGTTAGATATGGAACAAGTTTTAATCAGAACAAAGATAGGGTGTTTTGCTGGAGAGactttataaagcttaattgCCATCCCCTCTCAGATGTTCTCCCTCATTGGCCTTCTTCTCCTGCCGAGCTAAG GCAAGCGGTGGTTAACTACTCGAAAGAAACAAGATCCTTGTATCTAATGCTTGCGAAAGCAATATTAGAGAGCTTAGGATTGGTTGAAACAGAAAAAGATATCGATGAAAATGGTAGCTGTGATCTTTTAAAGGAATTTGAGGATGGAAGCCAACTCATTGTGGCTAATTTCTACCCTTCATGTCCCGAACCAGACCTAACACTTGGCATCCCACCCCATTCAGACTATGGCTTCCTTACACTACTTCTCCCAGATGAAGAGGTTAAGGGTCTGCAAATTCAGCATGAAGGGAGATGGGTCACTGTGGAACCAGTTCCCAAttcatttgttgttaatgttggtGATCATCTTGAG ATTTTTAGCAATGGGAAGTACAGGAGTGTACTCCATAGAGTTCTAGTCAATCCTTTGAAGTCTCGAATGTCCATTGCCTCGTTACACACTTTACCTTTCAACAGCATGATTCGTCCATCGCCAAAACTCGTCAATGATGCTAATCCAAGGCGGTATAAGGATACAGACTTTGCGACTTTTATTCAATACATGGCATCTCATGAACACAAGAACAAGAACTTCCTGGAGTCCAGGAGATTGACTCAGCTAGGCGatgcatga